Proteins found in one Geomonas subterranea genomic segment:
- the ftsE gene encoding cell division ATP-binding protein FtsE: MIQMHNVFMSYQPESSALADINLKIPKGDFVFLTGQSGAGKSTLLKLIYADLTPTRGQVLIDGVNLTRLSRSQVPLLRRSIGVVFQDYKLLPNRTVLENVAITLEVLGWGKRDIGKKVYHILKRMGIEDKINATPLRLSGGEQQRVALARALVNDPKILVADEPTGNLDDENKEAILSIFKEANNRGTTVVVATHDRRVIENSHRRVIRLDKGSIVQTPDFLVGQPAPAAPVLEVPDVQG; this comes from the coding sequence ATGATCCAAATGCACAACGTTTTCATGTCGTACCAGCCGGAATCGAGCGCGCTGGCAGACATCAACCTCAAGATCCCCAAAGGGGATTTTGTTTTTTTGACCGGACAGTCGGGGGCGGGGAAGTCGACGCTCTTGAAGCTGATCTACGCCGACCTCACCCCGACCCGCGGCCAGGTGCTGATCGACGGGGTCAACCTGACCAGGCTCTCCCGCTCGCAGGTGCCCCTGTTGCGTCGCTCCATCGGGGTGGTGTTCCAGGACTACAAGCTGCTCCCCAACCGGACCGTCCTGGAGAACGTGGCCATAACCCTCGAGGTGCTTGGGTGGGGCAAGCGTGACATCGGCAAGAAGGTGTACCACATCCTTAAACGGATGGGGATCGAGGACAAGATCAACGCGACCCCCTTGAGGCTTTCCGGCGGCGAGCAGCAGCGCGTGGCGCTGGCACGCGCCCTGGTGAACGACCCGAAGATCCTGGTGGCCGACGAACCCACCGGCAACCTCGATGACGAGAACAAGGAGGCCATCCTCTCCATCTTCAAGGAGGCCAACAACCGCGGGACCACCGTGGTGGTGGCTACCCACGACCGCCGCGTGATCGAGAACTCCCACCGCAGGGTGATCAGGCTGGACAAGGGGAGCATCGTGCAGACCCCCGATTTCCTGGTCGGCCAGCCGGCCCCGGCGGCCCCCGTGCTGGAGGTGCCCGATGTCCAAGGGTAA
- a CDS encoding cohesin domain-containing protein, with product MHRLRSISTLILLTVALSGCAAGRTAFSKAEQLEREGNLDAALVKYAEVASKHPDVGEYRVKLINVTEAAAKVHFKRGEAFFEKKNYDEALREFESAYAMDPTYVEAKARGDQALKMRNALTYLQEGADFERDHKLREAMTSYQHVLQFQPDNKAAREGLDRILAGKKQKLDGFELNLKSTKPITLKFKDAKLKDIFNILTQLSGINFVFDEGVKDVNVSLHLENGSFQQAMELLTGMQKLDKKVLNESTIIIYPKTPDKIKQYEELFVQTFYLNKLDAKKAVNLVRTMLQVKKIYVNEEANALVIRDTPEVVEVARKILEANDVPDAEVLLEVEVFELSKKDSETFGMLLSRYATSLGVTAPGTTTFLSDSLSSTTTTSSTTAGTPTSTPTNISNLLNAFKVRGYNGWLTVPSATFNFGKTLSNGETLSNPKIRVKNREKAKFNVGTRVPITTTSSTSTGTSVNVQYVDVGVKVNAEPTIQLNNEVSIKLGLEVSSILQRDTIGTDQATTVVTIGTRNLDTVLSLKDGETSIIGGLIQKSKTNSKNKVFLLGDIPILGTLFSNTGDSNDKSELLLAITPRIVRGVTVPENDVAAFWSGREDEPSTDKPYKSFIEPEFADTAAPAKGAPAKAAPAKAAPVKRIAPAAAAPAAAAPGAPAAPAVPAVPGAPAAPGAAAPAAEAVAVPGAPAPATAAEDEDGVEVTEGAEAPAPATTTIPAETPAPAEPGAAANAAAAAKAATPAPAKPAASPVPLEKALLALSLPASVKLSDQFTVQINASGLKDLEKAVLVLSYDPKILEVVSQTEGALLKENGKPSTFQSFADKKKGEIWMSGSKSEGSVGNGVLAQVTFKAIGQGSTPLSFSNTSFTQKGGGTIAVTPFKSVVEVQ from the coding sequence ATGCATAGACTAAGATCGATCTCAACCCTGATATTGCTGACCGTGGCCCTTTCCGGCTGTGCGGCGGGGCGTACCGCCTTCAGCAAGGCAGAGCAGCTCGAGCGCGAGGGGAACCTGGACGCCGCGCTGGTCAAGTATGCCGAAGTCGCCTCTAAGCACCCCGATGTCGGCGAGTACCGGGTGAAGCTGATCAACGTCACCGAGGCCGCCGCCAAGGTGCACTTCAAGAGGGGCGAGGCGTTCTTCGAGAAGAAGAACTACGACGAGGCGTTGCGGGAGTTCGAGAGCGCCTATGCCATGGACCCGACCTACGTCGAGGCGAAGGCCCGTGGTGATCAGGCGCTCAAGATGAGAAACGCCCTGACCTACCTCCAGGAGGGGGCGGACTTCGAGCGGGATCACAAGCTGCGCGAGGCGATGACCTCCTACCAGCACGTACTCCAGTTCCAGCCGGACAACAAGGCCGCCAGGGAGGGGCTCGACCGCATCCTGGCCGGCAAGAAGCAAAAGCTGGACGGTTTCGAGTTGAACCTCAAGTCGACCAAACCGATCACCTTGAAGTTCAAGGACGCCAAGCTCAAGGACATCTTCAACATCCTCACCCAGCTCTCCGGGATCAACTTCGTCTTCGACGAGGGGGTGAAGGACGTGAACGTATCGCTGCACCTGGAAAACGGCAGCTTCCAGCAGGCCATGGAGCTCCTCACCGGGATGCAGAAACTGGACAAGAAGGTGCTCAACGAGAGCACCATCATCATCTATCCCAAGACTCCTGACAAGATCAAGCAGTACGAGGAACTCTTCGTCCAGACCTTCTACCTGAACAAGCTCGACGCGAAGAAGGCGGTGAACCTGGTGCGCACCATGCTCCAGGTGAAGAAGATCTACGTGAACGAGGAGGCCAACGCCCTCGTGATCCGCGACACCCCCGAAGTGGTGGAGGTCGCGCGCAAGATCCTCGAGGCCAACGACGTCCCCGACGCCGAGGTGCTCCTCGAGGTCGAGGTGTTCGAGCTTTCCAAGAAGGATTCGGAGACTTTCGGGATGCTCCTCTCCCGGTACGCGACCTCGCTCGGGGTGACCGCCCCCGGCACGACGACGTTTCTCTCTGACAGCCTGAGTTCGACCACGACGACATCCTCGACGACTGCCGGCACGCCGACCTCGACTCCCACCAACATCAGCAACCTGCTGAACGCGTTCAAGGTGAGAGGCTACAACGGCTGGCTGACGGTGCCGAGCGCGACCTTCAACTTCGGCAAGACCCTCTCCAACGGCGAGACGCTCTCCAACCCGAAGATCAGGGTGAAGAACCGCGAGAAGGCCAAGTTCAACGTCGGTACCCGCGTGCCGATCACCACGACCTCTTCCACCTCCACCGGCACCAGTGTCAACGTGCAGTACGTGGACGTCGGGGTCAAGGTGAACGCCGAGCCGACCATCCAGTTGAACAACGAGGTATCCATCAAGCTCGGTCTTGAGGTGAGCTCGATCCTGCAAAGGGATACCATCGGCACCGATCAGGCGACCACCGTGGTCACCATCGGCACCAGGAACCTCGATACCGTGCTCTCGCTCAAGGACGGTGAGACCAGCATCATCGGCGGCCTGATCCAGAAGAGCAAGACCAACAGCAAAAACAAGGTGTTCCTCCTGGGGGATATCCCGATCCTCGGTACGCTCTTCTCCAACACCGGGGACTCGAACGACAAGAGCGAACTGTTGCTGGCCATCACACCGAGGATCGTGCGCGGCGTGACCGTCCCCGAGAACGACGTGGCCGCCTTCTGGTCCGGGCGTGAGGATGAGCCCTCCACCGACAAGCCGTACAAGTCCTTCATCGAGCCCGAATTCGCCGATACCGCCGCGCCGGCCAAGGGTGCTCCCGCAAAGGCAGCTCCCGCCAAGGCGGCTCCGGTCAAGAGGATCGCTCCGGCCGCAGCCGCGCCGGCCGCTGCCGCCCCTGGCGCGCCCGCCGCACCGGCTGTCCCGGCTGTTCCCGGTGCTCCCGCCGCTCCGGGTGCCGCCGCTCCGGCAGCAGAAGCAGTTGCTGTTCCGGGTGCCCCGGCACCGGCCACCGCCGCTGAGGACGAAGATGGCGTCGAGGTGACCGAGGGCGCCGAGGCTCCGGCTCCGGCGACGACCACCATCCCGGCCGAGACGCCCGCCCCGGCCGAGCCCGGGGCTGCTGCCAACGCCGCTGCCGCCGCAAAGGCCGCGACTCCGGCTCCGGCCAAACCGGCCGCCTCCCCGGTCCCGCTGGAGAAGGCACTGCTCGCGCTGAGCCTTCCCGCCTCGGTGAAGTTGAGCGACCAGTTCACGGTACAGATCAACGCGTCCGGATTGAAGGACCTGGAGAAGGCGGTGCTGGTGCTGAGCTATGACCCCAAAATCCTCGAGGTGGTGTCGCAGACCGAAGGGGCGCTGCTCAAGGAGAACGGCAAGCCCTCGACCTTCCAATCCTTCGCCGACAAGAAGAAGGGTGAAATCTGGATGTCCGGCAGCAAGAGCGAGGGGAGCGTTGGTAACGGCGTGCTGGCGCAGGTGACCTTCAAGGCCATCGGACAAGGAAGCACCCCGCTTTCCTTCTCGAACACGAGCTTTACCCAGAAGGGGGGAGGGACGATCGCCGTGACCCCGTTCAAGTCAGTAGTGGAGGTACAGTAG
- a CDS encoding type IV pilin protein — MSKRILKNQRGFTLIELMIVVTIIGILAAISAPNYQWGIIRAREAVLREDLYTMRSTIDQYYADQGKYPDTLQELVDNKNRYLREIPKDPFTKSKDTWVVTAPPATDTPSEGGSGGVYDVHSGSTLVGSDGKPYNEW, encoded by the coding sequence ATGTCTAAGAGGATACTGAAAAATCAACGGGGCTTTACGCTGATAGAGCTGATGATTGTGGTCACCATCATCGGCATCCTTGCGGCCATCAGCGCGCCCAATTACCAGTGGGGTATCATCAGGGCGCGCGAGGCGGTGCTGCGGGAAGACCTGTACACGATGCGCTCCACCATCGACCAGTACTACGCCGACCAGGGGAAATATCCCGATACGCTGCAGGAACTGGTCGACAACAAGAACAGGTACCTGAGGGAGATACCCAAGGATCCTTTCACCAAGTCCAAGGATACCTGGGTGGTCACCGCCCCTCCCGCGACCGACACCCCTTCCGAGGGGGGGAGCGGCGGGGTCTACGACGTGCACAGCGGTTCCACGCTGGTTGGCAGCGACGGCAAGCCGTACAACGAGTGGTAG
- a CDS encoding type II secretion system protein PulP, whose protein sequence is MNRQKLALFLLLVVLAGAVVYAFVRTPRQQQVATLKNQPGAKATVLRKQPGAAPTAAAANGGALHLDLLRREQPGFSGFRRNIFSPIFKDEEKQSALKLPPPPPPPKKLPPLPQPLPGASPQAPPPPPPPPTQEQLDDAELGKFVFIGFLKKGAEKTVFLSKGGEIFLAKKGGQVGPRFQVSNVTDDAITIKSLQSDRQLVIPLVENRSLSIRRPSPSPRP, encoded by the coding sequence ATGAATCGCCAGAAACTAGCGCTCTTCCTGCTCCTCGTCGTCCTGGCCGGGGCCGTCGTGTACGCTTTCGTGCGGACCCCGAGGCAGCAGCAGGTGGCCACGCTCAAGAACCAGCCCGGCGCCAAGGCCACCGTACTCAGAAAACAGCCGGGCGCCGCCCCGACCGCGGCGGCCGCGAACGGCGGCGCGCTGCACCTCGATCTTTTGCGGCGTGAACAGCCGGGCTTCAGCGGCTTCAGGCGCAACATATTCTCCCCCATCTTCAAGGACGAGGAGAAGCAGTCGGCCCTCAAGCTGCCGCCGCCACCGCCGCCGCCGAAGAAACTGCCCCCCCTGCCGCAACCGCTGCCGGGGGCGTCGCCGCAAGCTCCCCCCCCGCCTCCTCCTCCGCCGACGCAGGAGCAGCTGGACGACGCCGAACTGGGCAAGTTCGTGTTCATCGGATTCCTGAAGAAAGGGGCGGAGAAGACCGTGTTCCTCTCCAAGGGGGGCGAGATCTTCCTGGCCAAGAAGGGAGGCCAGGTGGGCCCGAGGTTCCAGGTCTCCAACGTGACCGATGACGCCATCACCATCAAGTCGCTGCAGAGCGACCGGCAACTGGTGATTCCGCTGGTGGAGAACAGGTCGCTCAGCATCCGTCGTCCCAGCCCCAGTCCCAGGCCTTAA
- a CDS encoding type II secretion system protein gives MWKILADKRGLSLIEMVVTMVILTMLASLIIPSAQMASKRTKELELRRNLREIRTAIDEYKKNYDKALSDQKTVQVLNATGYPKTLDLLVEGDDFGGLTKEKKKFLRRIPADPFHKAQAGEPAWGMRSHADEHDSTTWGGEDVFDVYSLSDGVAIDGTKYKDW, from the coding sequence ATGTGGAAGATCCTTGCAGATAAAAGGGGGCTCAGCCTGATCGAGATGGTGGTGACCATGGTCATTCTCACCATGCTCGCCTCGCTGATCATCCCCTCGGCCCAGATGGCCTCCAAGCGGACCAAGGAACTCGAGCTGAGAAGGAACCTGCGCGAGATCAGGACCGCCATAGACGAGTACAAGAAGAACTACGACAAGGCGCTGTCGGACCAGAAAACGGTGCAGGTGCTTAACGCGACCGGTTACCCGAAGACCCTGGACCTGCTGGTGGAGGGGGACGATTTCGGCGGGCTGACCAAGGAGAAGAAGAAATTCCTGCGCCGCATCCCCGCCGACCCTTTTCACAAGGCTCAAGCAGGGGAACCCGCGTGGGGGATGCGCTCTCACGCCGACGAGCATGACAGCACCACCTGGGGAGGAGAGGACGTCTTCGATGTCTACTCCCTGAGCGACGGTGTCGCTATTGACGGTACGAAATACAAGGACTGGTGA